Proteins encoded in a region of the Tubulanus polymorphus chromosome 10, tnTubPoly1.2, whole genome shotgun sequence genome:
- the LOC141912202 gene encoding toll-like receptor 2 type-2: protein MIQPGLLKPLTNLRVLNLASNQLKTFDPDEIINLRHFRSIFLLGNTFECDCQLRKLRNWLKELGSRRTKKHYFYDFRAEDQHNHTTIKLVCTSPKKLSGVAIADFQLHWIECDNHKDIIISFSTLCVAAIIIAIGRIVAKKKWQIYYWWMVKINRFLPKLLRIATVSRSDDMKFDGFLSHSMDDLQFVYLDFIPEIEKSKDFASKFCIEFRDFTIGGYIQQNNIDAIYGSRWVVFLLTESFIEERWVEFVISMAANRCVEEGNNIILVLNIDHIPESRMPESLRTIISNVVYMKYPRDDKARSTFWKKVRLTLIGKQKKFIQPANMYRSNR, encoded by the coding sequence atgattcaaccaggTCTGTTAAAACCATTAACGAACCTACGCGTTTTGAATTTAGCGTCGAATCAACTAAAAACGTTCGATcctgatgaaataattaatttaaGACATTTTAGATCCATTTTTCTTCTCGGTAATACATTTGAATGCGATTGTCAACTGAGAAAATTGCGAAATTGGCTAAAAGAGTTAGGTAGTCGTCGAACTAAAAAGCATTACTTTTACGACTTTAGGGCAGAAGACCAACACAATCATACCACGATCAAACTTGTTTGTACTTCACCAAAAAAACTATCCGGAGTTGCTATCGCAGATTTTCAGTTACATTGGATAGAATGTGACAACCACAAAGACAtaatcatttctttttcaacttTATGCGTCGCTGCTATTATTATAGCTATTGGGCGAATTGTCGCCAAAAAGAAATGGCAAATTTACTATTGGTGGATGGTAAAAATCAATCGATTTCTACCGAAACTATTACGTATAGCGACGGTAAGCCGTTCTGATGATATGAAATTTGACGGATTTCTAAGTCATAGCATGGATGACCTTCAATTTGTCTATTTGGATTTCATACccgaaatagaaaaatccaAAGATTTCGCTTCGAAGTTTTGCATCGAGTTTCGAGACTTTACAATCGGTGGCTACATACAGCAGAACAATATCGACGCTATTTACGGGTCTCGGTGGGTCGTGTTTTTGTTGACCGAATCATTCATCGAGGAAAGATGGGTAGAATTTGTGATAAGCATGGCGGCAAACCGGTGCGTCGAGGAGGGCAATAACATCATACTCGTGCTCAATATCGATCATATACCCGAATCGCGCATGCCCGAATCCTTGCGGACGATCATTTCAAATGTTGTTTACATGAAATACCCGCGAGACGATAAAGCCCGTTCTACGTTTTGGAAAAAGGTTCGCCTTACCCTGATCGGTAAACAGAAAAAATTCATACAACCAGCTAATATGTATCGATCTAACCGCTAA
- the LOC141912204 gene encoding uncharacterized protein LOC141912204 produces MMKMSASKLLILVVAILLCRCGAISEIIDEIDRTPWSSESNLLDYEKYRSALGGSMMLYSGIVDDKRRPNRRDGILSRRFYYGCPSVCRCYYKRYGLKWFGMANCRNKGLTKFPRIKNNINILYLSKNRIKSIKPFRRLPMLIILKIAENALSSLVGRESLHHLPNLRSLDVSCNPVRFIDKQALMKNKHLRLFAYNFILFAKPQSVIIRRRLFGRLKRFL; encoded by the exons atgatgaaaatgtccGCGTCTAAACTTCTAATTCTCGTGGTTGCGATACTGCTTTGCCGCTGTGGTGCCATATCGGAAATTATTGATGAAATCGACAGAACGCCGTGGAGTTCAGAAAGTAACTTACTAGATTATGAGAAATACCGGTCGGCACTCGGCGGTAGTATGATGCTGTATTCTGGAATAGTCGACGATAAGCGGCGTCCAAACCGACGCGACGGTATCCTCAGCAGACGCTTTTACTACGGTTGCCCGTCAGTGTGTCGCTGTTATTATAAACGTTATGGTTTGAAATG GTTTGGTATGGCTAACTGCAGGAATAAAGGACTCACGAAGTTCCCCCGAATAAAGAATAACATAAATATTCTTTACTTGTCGAAGAATAGGATAAAGAGTATAAAACCGTTCCGTCGATTACCGATGTTGATTATATTAAAGATAGCGGAAAATGCATTGAGTTCACTGGTGGGACGCGAATCACTTCATCATCTACCGAATCTGAGATCGCTCGATGTTTCATGTAATCCAGTACGGTTTATTGACAAACAGGCTCTCATGAAGAATAAGCATCTGAGATTATTCGCTTACAATTTTATTCTGTTCGCCAAACCTCAATCGGTCATAATCAGACGC cgGCTGTTTGGTCGTTTGAAGCGATTTCTTTGA
- the LOC141912320 gene encoding uncharacterized protein LOC141912320 — MMKMSATKLLILVVAILLCRYGAISEIIDEIDRTPWSSESNLLDYQKYRSALDGSMMLYSGIVDDKRRPNRRDGILSRRFYYGCPSVCRCYYKRYGLKWFGMANCRNKGLTKFPRIKNNINILYLSKNRIKSIKPFRRLPMLIILKIAENALSSLVGRESLHHLPNLRSLDVSCNPVRFIDKQALMKNKHLRLFAYNFILFAKPQSVIIRRVCPTNHSVEDIHNLFHSLHNCAFLEYLFLVAVWSFEAISSSIFKYLHVQNLKALSLMHNRIPEIDTGFFRGFKSLENLGMEYCRTNFKKHQFKGLVELRRIFLVQNNIHNLNLTEFIISHTRLELFNALSSPGLTCFDSRTSFTINNRLTKLLISCIIELNPGESPCGTRSPERVFYLRKDIKNLRNLQTLVIKLNSPFVFLCLKSFDLLPESMHYIGIDNLAGPFNYYLKEQLLHNACESLMWNKTFYRLTWLVLTGTMIGSCPSHVIHHILSRVPSVEVLDLSSNGIRHLDINAFEAILNLKFLRLKYNRLSTIQPGLLKPLTNLRVLNLASNQLKTFDPDEIINLRHFRSIFLLGNTFECDCQLRKLRNWLKELGSRRTKKHYFYDFRAEDQHNHTTIKLVCTSPKKLSGVAIADFQLHWIECDNHKDIIISLSTLCVAAIIVAIGRIVAKKKWQIYYWWMVKINRFLPKLLRIATVSRSDDMKFDGFLSHSMDDLQFVYLDFIPEIEKSKDFASKFCVEFRDFTIGGYIQQNNIDAIYGSRWVVFLLTESFIEERWVEFVISMAANRCVEEGNNIILVLDIDHIPESRMPESLRTIISNVVYMKYPRDDKARSTFWKKVRLTLIGKQRKFIQPANMYRSNR; from the exons atgatgaaaatgtccGCGACTAAACTTCTAATTCTCGTGGTTGCGATACTGCTTTGCCGCTATGGTGCCATATCGGAAATTATTGATGAAATCGACAGAACGCCGTGGAGTTCAGAAAGTAACTTACTAGATTATCAGAAATACCGGTCGGCACTCGACGGTAGTATGATGCTGTATTCTGGAATAGTCGACGATAAGCGGCGTCCAAACCGACGCGACGGTATCCTCAGCAGACGCTTTTACTACGGTTGCCCGTCAGTGTGTCGCTGTTATTATAAACGTTATGGTTTGAAATG GTTTGGTATGGCTAACTGCAGGAATAAAGGACTCACGAAGTTCCCCCGAATAAAGAATAACATAAATATTCTTTACTTGTCGAAGAATAGGATAAAGAGTATAAAACCGTTCCGTCGATTACCGATGTTGATTATATTAAAGATAGCGGAAAATGCATTGAGTTCACTGGTGGGACGCGAATCACTTCATCATCTACCGAATCTGAGATCGCTCGATGTTTCATGTAATCCAGTACGGTTTATTGACAAACAGGCTCTCATGAAGAATAAGCATCTGAGATTATTCGCTTACAATTTTATTCTGTTCGCCAAACCTCAATCGGTCATAATCAGACGCGTGTGTCCTACAAATCACTCCGTCGAAGATATtcacaatttatttcattctttaCACAATTGCGCTTTCttagaatatttatttttagtgGCTGTTTGGTCGTTTGAAGCGATTTCTTCatcaatatttaaatatttacacGTACAGAATTTGAAGGCTTTAAGTCTTATGCATAATCGGATACCTGAAATTGATACAGGCTTTTTTCGTGGGTTCAAAAGTTTGGAAAACCTGGGAATGGAATATTGCAGAACGAATTTTAAAAAGCATCAATTCAAAGGACTCGTTGAACTGCGTAGAATATTTTTGGTTCAGAACAACATCCATAATTTGAATCTCACGGAATTCATTATTTCCCACACAAGACTAGAATTATTTAACGCATTAAGTTCACCAGGTTTAACTTGCTTCGATAGTCGCACATCATTTACCATAAACAACAGACtgacaaaattattaatctcGTGTATAATTGAGCTGAATCCCGGTGAATCACCGTGTGGTACCCGATCCCCCGAGAGGGTTTTTTATTTGAGAAAGGACATAAAGAACCTGCGGAATTTGCAAACCTTAGTGATTAAATTAAATAGTCCTTTCGTATTCTTATGCCTGAAGTCGTTCGATCTGTTACCCGAATCTATGCATTATATCGGAATAGACAATCTTGCAGGACCGTTTAATTACTATCTAAAAGAACAACTGCTTCATAACGCGTGTGAAAGCCTTATGTGGAATAAGACGTTTTATAGACTAACTTGGTTAGTCCTTACAGGGACGATGATTGGCAGCTGTCCTAGTCATGTGATCCATCATATCCTAAGCAGAGTCCCTTCAGTAGAAGTACTCGATCTCTCCAGTAATGGAATTAGACATTTGGATATAAACGCATTTGAAGCAATTCTCAACTTAAAGTTTTTGAGGCTAAAGTATAACAGACTGTCCACGATTCAACCAGGTCTGTTAAAACCATTAACGAACCTACGCGTTTTGAATTTAGCATCGAATCAACTAAAAACGTTCGATcctgatgaaataattaatttaaGACATTTTAGATCCATTTTTCTTCTCGGTAATACATTTGAATGCGATTGTCAACTGAGAAAATTGCGAAATTGGCTAAAAGAGTTAGGTAGTCGTCGAACTAAAAAGCATTACTTTTACGACTTTAGGGCAGAAGACCAACACAATCATACCACGATCAAACTTGTTTGTACTTCACCAAAAAAACTATCCGGAGTTGCTATCGCAGATTTTCAGTTACATTGGATAGAATGTGACAACCACAAAGATATAATCATTTCTCTTTCGACTTTATGCGTCGCTGCTATTATTGTGGCTATTGGACGAATTGTCGCCAAAAAGAAATGGCAAATTTACTATTGGTGGATGGTAAAAATCAATCGATTTCTACCGAAACTATTACGTATAGCGACGGTAAGCCGTTCTGATGATATGAAATTTGACGGATTTCTAAGTCATAGCATGGATGACCTTCAATTTGTCTATTTGGATTTCATACccgaaatagaaaaatccaAAGATTTCGCTTCGAAGTTTTGCGTCGAGTTTCGAGACTTTACAATCGGTGGCTACATACAACAGAACAATATCGACGCTATTTACGGGTCTCGGTGGGTCGTGTTTTTGTTGACCGAATCATTCATCGAGGAAAGATGggtagaatttgtaataagcATGGCGGCAAACCGGTGCGTCGAGGAGGGCAATAACATCATACTCGTGCTCGATATCGATCATATACCCGAATCGCGCATGCCCGAATCCTTGCGGACGATCATTTCAAATGTTGTTTACATGAAATACCCGCGAGACGATAAAGCCCGTTCTACGTTTTGGAAAAAGGTTCGCCTTACCCTGATCGGTAAACAGAGAAAATTCATACAACCAGCTAATATGTATCGATCTAACCGCTAA
- the LOC141912321 gene encoding uncharacterized protein LOC141912321, with product MAASKLLILVVAILLYRRGIVSEIIDEIERTPWSSESNLLDYQKYRSLDGSMMLYSGIVDDKRRPNRRDDILSRRFYYGCPSVCRCYYQRGHGIANCRNKGLTKFPRIKNNINILDLSQNRIKSIKPFRRLPRLDGLGLRENALSSLVGRKSLHYLPNLILLDVSCNPVRFIGKQALMKNKHLKTFVYNFFLLFKTITLLVRKVCPTKHTVKDIHKLFHSLQNCAFLEELQLRGAWHFEPISLTASISKYLPVQNLKILSLRYNRIPEIDIGFFYGFKSLEILQMNYCKTNFRKHQFKGLVNLQEISLVLNNIHNLNLTEIIISSPKLKVFNAHSSHGLTCFDSRTSFAINNTLTELDITCIIGLVPTESPCGDHSGLPGSLERVFYLREDIKNLRQLQKLVITLDSPAAMLCLKSFDLLPESMDLIGINNLAGPFNYYLNKLMFHNACESLMWNKTFYKLVYLRLTGTIIGECPSHVIHHILSRVPSVETLDLSSNGIRHLDRNTFESTPRLQDLSLKYNRLSTIQPGLLKPLTNLRVLNLASNQLKTFDPDEIINLRHFRSIFLLGNTFECDCQLRKLRNWLKELNSHRTNNFCSFEYLVAAILHKKTTFKLLCTSPRKLSGVAIADFQLHWIECDNHKDVVISLSTICVTVIIIAIGRIVAKKKWQIYYWWMVKINRFLPKLLRIATVSRSDDMKFDGFLSHSMEDLQFVYLDFIPEIEKSKDFASKFCIEFRDFTIGGYIQQNNIDAIYGSRWVVFLLTESFIEERWVEFVISMAANRCVEEGNNIILVLDIDHIPESRMPESLRTIISNVVYMKYPRDDKARSTFWKKVRLTLIGKQRKFIQPANMYRSNR from the exons ATGGCCGCGTCTAAACTTCTAATTCTCGTGGTTGCGATACTGCTGTACCGCCGTGGTATCGTATCGGAAATTATCGATGAAATCGAAAGAACGCCTTGGAGTTCAGAAAGTAATTTACTGGATTATCAGAAATATCGGTCACTCGACGGTAGTATGATGCTGTACTCTGGAATAGTCGACGATAAGCGGCGTCCAAACCGACGCGACGATATCCTCAGCAGACGCTTTTACTACGGTTGCCCGTCGGTGTGTCGCTGTTATTATCAACGCGG acaTGGTATCGCTAACTGCAGGAATAAAGGACTCACGAAGTTCCCCCGAATAAAGAATAACATAAACATTCTTGACTTGTCGCAGAATAGGATAAAGAGCATAAAACCGTTCCGTCGATTACCGAGATTGGATGGGCTAGGATTACGGGAAAACGCACTGAGTTCACTGGTGGGACGCAAATCACTTCATTATCTACCGAATCTGATATTGCTCGATGTTTCATGTAATCCAGTACGGTTTATTGGCAAACAGGCTCTCATGAAGAACAAGCATCTGAAAACGTTCGTTTACAACTTTTTTCTGTTATTCAAAACTATTACATTATTGGTAAGAAAGGTGTGTCCTACCAAGCATACTGTCAAAGATATtcacaaattatttcattctttGCAAAATTGCGCTTTCTTAGAAGAGTTACAATTACGAGGAGCGTGGCATTTTGAACCAATTTCTTTGACCGCTTCAATATCGAAATATCTACCTGTACAGAACTTAAAGATTTTAAGTCTAAGGTATAATCGGATACCTGAAATAGATATAGGCTTTTTTTATGGGTTTAAAAGTTTAGAAATCCTGCAGATGAACTATTGCAAAACGAATTTTCGAAAGCATCAATTCAAAGGACTCGTTAATCTTCAGGAGATATCCTTGGTATTGAACAACATCCACAATTTGAATCTCACAGAAATCATAATTTCCAGCCCAAAACTAAAAGTATTTAACGCACATAGTTCACACGGTTTAACGTGCTTCGATAGTCGCACATCATTTGCCATAAATAACACACTGACAGAATTAGATATCACATGTATTATTGGACTGGTTCCCACTGAATCACCGTGTGGGGATCATAGTGGCCTACCCGGTTCCCTCGAGAGAGTTTTTTATTTGAGGGAGGACATAAAGAACCTGCGGCAGTTGCAAAAATTAGTGATTACATTAGATAGTCCTGCCGCAATGTTATGCCTGAAGTCATTTGATTTGTTACCTGAATCTATGGATTTAATCGGAATAAACAATCTTGCAGGACCgtttaattattatttaaacaaACTAATGTTTCATAACGCGTGTGAAAGCCTTATGTGGAATAAGACGTTTTATAAACTCGTATATCTGCGACTTACTGGGACGATTATTGGTGAATGTCCAAGTCATGTGATCCATCATATTCTAAGCAGAGTTCCTTCAGTAGAAACACTCGATCTCTCCAGTAATGGAATTAGACATTTGGATAGAAACACGTTTGAATCGACCCCTAGATTACAGGATTTGAGCCTAAAGTATAACAGACTGTCCACGATTCAGCCAGGTCTGTTAAAACCATTAACGAACCTACGCGTTTTGAATTTAGCATCGAATCAACTAAAAACGTTCGATcctgatgaaataattaatttaaGACATTTTAGATCCATTTTTCTTCTCGGTAATACATTTGAATGCGATTGTCAACTGAGAAAATTGCGAAATTGGCTAAAAGAGTTGAATAGTCATCGAACAAACAATTTTTGCTCATTTGAATACTTAGTAGCAGCAATCTTACACAAAAAGACCACGTTCAAACTCCTATGTACTTCACCAAGAAAACTATCCGGAGTTGCTATCGCAGATTTTCAGTTACATTGGATAGAATGTGACAACCACAAAGATGTAGTCATTTCTCTTTCAACTATTTGCGTCACTGTTATTATTATAGCTATTGGGCGAATTGTCGCCAAAAAGAAATGGCAAATTTACTATTGGTGGATGGTAAAAATCAATCGATTTCTACCGAAACTATTACGTATAGCGACGGTAAGCCGTTCTGATGATATGAAATTTGACGGATTTCTGAGTCATAGCATGGAAGACCTTCAATTTGTCTATTTGGATTTCATACccgaaatagaaaaatccaAAGATTTCGCTTCGAAGTTTTGCATCGAGTTTCGAGACTTTACAATCGGTGGCTACATACAACAGAACAATATCGACGCTATTTACGGGTCTCGGTGGGTCGTGTTTTTGTTGACCGAATCATTCATCGAGGAAAGATGggtagaatttgtaataagcATGGCGGCAAACCGGTGCGTCGAGGAGGGCAATAACATCATACTCGTGCTCGATATCGATCATATACCCGAATCGCGCATGCCCGAATCCTTGCGGACGATCATTTCAAATGTTGTTTACATGAAATACCCGCGAGACGATAAAGCCCGTTCTACGTTTTGGAAAAAGGTTCGCCTTACCCTGATCGGTAAACAGAGAAAATTCATACAACCAGCTAATATGTATCGATCTAACCGCTAA